In the Kitasatospora terrestris genome, one interval contains:
- a CDS encoding bifunctional DNA primase/polymerase, which translates to MTDWDRALAAAHFAAERGMAVFTLARSKKPAIPSPHPPGRERDQCRAACGRFGHGVHDATDDHARIDAMFRAARWATGYGIACARAPHHLIGLDLDRKNGLDGIADLARLATEHSFTVPNTATVATPSGGLHLWLAAPPEAVFPNSVGAVAPGIDVRGPAGYLVGPGSLGTTGRYGFAPGTDPNLIAPCPPELLALLTPPPAAAVPVVDAAGLRERIHHQKPYVQAALDREAALVRAQTYPGRAKRLFASAAALGRHLPTGVLDEALAFDTLLEAGTATGLSPAECEHTIRRGLARGAGTLRPAA; encoded by the coding sequence TTGACTGATTGGGACCGTGCGCTGGCCGCCGCGCACTTCGCCGCCGAACGCGGCATGGCCGTGTTCACCCTCGCCCGATCCAAGAAGCCCGCGATCCCCTCGCCGCACCCGCCCGGCCGCGAGCGCGACCAGTGCCGGGCCGCCTGCGGCCGGTTCGGGCACGGCGTCCACGACGCCACCGACGACCACGCCCGGATCGACGCCATGTTCCGGGCCGCCCGGTGGGCCACCGGGTACGGCATCGCCTGTGCCCGGGCCCCGCACCACCTGATCGGCCTCGACCTCGACCGCAAAAACGGCCTCGACGGCATCGCCGACCTCGCCCGCCTCGCCACCGAACACAGCTTCACCGTTCCGAACACGGCGACCGTGGCCACGCCCTCGGGCGGCCTGCACCTGTGGCTCGCCGCCCCGCCCGAGGCGGTGTTCCCGAACTCCGTCGGTGCCGTTGCGCCCGGGATCGACGTACGCGGCCCCGCCGGCTACCTGGTCGGCCCCGGCTCCCTCGGCACCACGGGCCGGTACGGCTTCGCACCCGGAACGGACCCGAACCTGATCGCACCGTGCCCGCCGGAACTGCTGGCCCTTCTCACCCCACCGCCCGCTGCGGCCGTGCCGGTCGTGGACGCGGCCGGGCTGCGGGAGCGGATCCACCACCAGAAGCCCTACGTACAGGCCGCCCTCGACCGGGAAGCCGCTCTTGTCCGCGCCCAGACCTACCCGGGACGGGCGAAGCGGCTGTTCGCCTCCGCCGCCGCCCTCGGCCGGCACCTGCCCACGGGCGTTCTGGACGAGGCCCTGGCCTTCGACACGCTGCTGGAGGCCGGTACGGCCACCGGCCTGAGCCCGGCCGAGTGCGAGCACACCATCCGCCGCGGCCTCGCCCGAGGCGCCGGCACCCTCCGCCCCGCCGCCTGA
- a CDS encoding DUF3987 domain-containing protein, whose protein sequence is MSVPAQAPPTATPAATAGPVQDVFYGPLLGVERPARPGPVPDMAVFQGWVGQTVRDLDPTTEADPVGVLVNLLSAAGAMLGSGPHLRIGNDTHPALIWALTIGATAAGRKGAGTNTARLLLAAAEPEFFKGNMLSGLSSGEGLIEAVRDGDPTKEDDPGVIDKRRWIVESEYGVTMARSRREGNSLGGILRQAWNGEDLGLMNRAALRVTAPHLAIIGHISPRELRAKMQDSEMAGGTYNRYLPIFVHRNLILAESRGADPQLVDNLATAWRTVLADARQAGEVTLDEAARKLWREDVYPALCGDEDGDGPLAEFTARAAPYTLRLAMVYALLDHQRQIGEDHLRAAHALVTYSRASAAHVLGLVEHTTGDRKLDKLAAAVRTVGPRGLTGDEVYRLFKKSTKDERDRLVAALLQLEGYGSAQIPGAGRHATVLLYAPPT, encoded by the coding sequence GTGAGCGTCCCCGCCCAGGCCCCTCCAACCGCCACCCCGGCCGCCACCGCCGGGCCGGTGCAGGACGTGTTCTACGGGCCGCTGCTCGGGGTGGAGCGGCCCGCCCGCCCCGGTCCGGTTCCGGACATGGCGGTCTTTCAGGGCTGGGTCGGCCAGACCGTGCGGGACCTCGACCCCACCACGGAGGCCGACCCGGTCGGGGTGCTGGTCAACCTGCTCTCCGCCGCCGGCGCGATGCTCGGCTCCGGCCCGCACCTGCGGATCGGCAACGACACCCACCCCGCCCTGATCTGGGCCCTGACGATCGGCGCCACCGCCGCCGGCCGCAAGGGCGCCGGCACCAACACCGCCCGCCTGCTGCTGGCCGCAGCCGAGCCGGAGTTCTTCAAGGGCAACATGCTCTCCGGCCTGTCCTCCGGCGAGGGCCTGATCGAAGCCGTCCGCGACGGCGACCCCACCAAGGAGGACGACCCCGGCGTGATCGACAAGCGCCGGTGGATCGTGGAGTCCGAGTACGGCGTCACCATGGCCCGCTCCCGCCGCGAAGGGAACTCGCTCGGCGGCATCCTCCGCCAGGCATGGAACGGCGAAGACCTCGGCCTGATGAACCGCGCCGCGCTGCGGGTCACCGCCCCGCACCTCGCCATCATCGGGCACATCAGCCCCCGCGAACTGCGCGCCAAGATGCAGGACTCCGAGATGGCCGGCGGCACCTACAACCGCTACCTGCCGATCTTCGTCCACCGCAACCTGATCCTCGCCGAGTCCCGCGGCGCCGATCCCCAGCTGGTGGACAACCTGGCCACCGCCTGGCGGACCGTCCTCGCCGACGCCCGCCAGGCCGGCGAAGTCACCCTCGACGAGGCGGCCCGCAAGCTCTGGCGCGAGGACGTCTACCCCGCGCTGTGCGGGGACGAGGACGGCGACGGGCCACTCGCCGAGTTCACCGCCCGCGCCGCCCCCTACACGCTCCGCCTCGCCATGGTCTACGCCCTGCTCGACCACCAGCGGCAGATCGGCGAGGACCACCTGCGGGCCGCCCACGCCCTCGTCACCTACTCCCGCGCCTCCGCCGCCCACGTCCTCGGACTGGTCGAGCACACCACCGGCGACCGCAAGCTCGACAAGCTCGCCGCCGCCGTCCGCACCGTCGGCCCCCGCGGCCTGACCGGCGACGAGGTCTACCGCCTGTTCAAGAAGTCCACCAAGGACGAACGCGACCGCCTCGTCGCAGCCCTCCTCCAGCTCGAGGGCTACGGCAGCGCCCAGATCCCCGGCGCCGGCCGCCACGCCACCGTCCTGCTCTACGCCCCGCCCACCTGA
- a CDS encoding helix-turn-helix domain-containing protein, whose product MATAIPAVLTVPEVMAALRLSRSKVYDLIRSKKLATFTEGRSRRIPADALAAYIRTKMEENA is encoded by the coding sequence TTGGCCACCGCCATCCCCGCAGTCCTCACCGTTCCCGAGGTCATGGCCGCCCTCCGGCTCAGCCGCAGCAAGGTCTACGACCTCATCCGCTCGAAGAAGCTCGCCACCTTCACCGAGGGCCGCAGTCGCCGGATCCCGGCAGACGCCCTCGCCGCCTACATCCGCACCAAGATGGAGGAAAACGCCTAA
- a CDS encoding site-specific integrase: protein MPKRANGDGSITKVPHRDLYLARAYVTTTSGLRKRVSVYGKTRDEAREKLTALQAQDHQGIPVPDTNVKMAEYLTYWLGAVVKVNRRPKTHQGYESVVRVHLIPGLGNKKLRTLKAAEVRTWLARVASTCQCCKNGWDAARRTPECCAAGECCDSRLSRRMVQSIHAVLRNALENAVREELILRNVAKLVQVPTPEYGTGRGLTVPQARLLLKAASADRLHALYVLALAMGMRRGELLGLHWAAVDLDRGTLIVSSNLQRVDGALQLGPTKTTSSLRTLPLPPLVTEALGAHRERQAQERVAAGERWTDSGLVFTSRIGTAIEPDNLRRSWYPLRDRLGLTLRFHDLRHTCVTLLLDLGVPPHIVRQIAGHSDIGVTMKVYAHASLDEQRKALGSLSDRLA, encoded by the coding sequence ATGCCCAAGCGTGCCAATGGCGACGGCAGCATCACCAAGGTTCCGCACCGGGACCTGTACCTGGCGAGGGCCTACGTGACGACGACCTCGGGCCTGCGCAAGCGGGTCTCGGTCTACGGCAAGACCCGCGACGAGGCTCGCGAGAAGCTCACGGCCCTTCAGGCGCAGGACCACCAGGGCATCCCGGTCCCCGACACGAACGTGAAGATGGCCGAGTACCTGACCTATTGGCTGGGCGCGGTCGTGAAGGTCAACCGGCGTCCGAAGACACACCAGGGCTACGAGAGCGTTGTGCGGGTCCACCTGATCCCCGGGCTCGGCAACAAGAAGCTCCGGACCCTCAAGGCCGCCGAGGTTCGGACCTGGCTCGCCCGGGTCGCCTCGACGTGCCAGTGCTGCAAGAACGGGTGGGACGCGGCCCGCCGCACGCCGGAGTGCTGTGCGGCAGGGGAGTGCTGCGACTCGCGGCTGTCGCGCCGCATGGTGCAGTCGATCCACGCTGTCCTGCGGAACGCCCTGGAGAACGCCGTAAGGGAGGAGCTGATCCTGCGGAACGTCGCGAAGCTGGTGCAGGTGCCCACGCCGGAGTACGGCACCGGCAGGGGGCTCACGGTGCCGCAGGCGCGCCTCCTCCTGAAGGCGGCCAGCGCGGACCGCCTCCACGCGCTCTACGTCCTGGCCCTGGCCATGGGGATGCGCCGCGGAGAGCTGCTGGGCCTGCACTGGGCGGCCGTGGACCTCGACCGCGGCACGCTGATCGTGTCCAGCAACCTCCAGCGGGTGGACGGCGCCCTGCAGCTCGGCCCGACCAAAACGACTTCCTCGCTCCGCACACTGCCGCTCCCGCCGCTCGTCACGGAGGCCCTGGGGGCCCACCGGGAGCGCCAGGCCCAGGAGCGGGTGGCGGCCGGCGAGCGGTGGACGGACAGCGGCCTGGTGTTCACCAGCCGGATCGGCACGGCGATCGAGCCGGACAACCTGCGGCGGAGCTGGTACCCGCTCCGGGACCGGCTCGGGCTCACGCTCCGGTTCCACGACCTCCGGCACACCTGCGTGACCCTGCTGCTGGACCTCGGAGTGCCGCCGCACATCGTGCGGCAGATCGCCGGCCACAGTGATATCGGGGTGACCATGAAGGTCTACGCCCACGCCTCGCTGGACGAGCAGCGAAAAGCCCTCGGCTCGCTCAGTGACCGACTCGCCTGA
- a CDS encoding metallopeptidase family protein — protein sequence MNRDEFETLVADALDQIPPQLAAMMDNVAVFVEDEPDPATPDLLGLYEGTPLTERGEWYAGVLPDRIIVYMGPTLRHCETYDETVDEVRTTVIHEVAHHFGFDDHELHELGWS from the coding sequence ATGAACCGGGACGAGTTCGAGACGCTGGTCGCCGACGCGCTCGACCAGATCCCCCCGCAGCTCGCCGCGATGATGGACAACGTCGCGGTCTTCGTCGAGGACGAGCCCGACCCCGCCACCCCCGACCTCCTCGGCCTCTACGAGGGCACCCCGCTCACCGAGCGCGGCGAGTGGTACGCCGGGGTCCTGCCCGACCGGATCATCGTCTACATGGGCCCCACCCTGCGGCACTGCGAGACCTACGACGAGACGGTCGACGAGGTCCGCACCACGGTCATCCACGAGGTCGCCCACCACTTCGGCTTCGACGACCACGAGCTGCACGAGCTCGGCTGGTCCTGA
- a CDS encoding fluoride efflux transporter FluC, with amino-acid sequence MRSDPASLQTSGPAAPVRAPGPLRGQGPAVAVVAVGGVLGACARYGAGLLWPTAPDGFPWTTLLVNVVGCAVIGVFLVLITEGPVRPHPLLRPFFGTGVLGGFTTFSTYAVDIQQLFEHGLPGRGLAYLAGTLPAALGAVWAAAAATRWALAALERRGAG; translated from the coding sequence GTGCGTTCGGATCCGGCCAGTCTGCAGACCTCCGGCCCGGCGGCCCCGGTGCGGGCGCCGGGGCCGCTGCGCGGGCAGGGTCCGGCGGTCGCGGTGGTGGCGGTCGGCGGGGTGCTCGGGGCGTGCGCCCGGTACGGCGCGGGGCTGCTGTGGCCGACCGCGCCGGACGGCTTCCCGTGGACGACCCTGCTGGTGAACGTGGTGGGCTGCGCGGTGATCGGGGTGTTCCTGGTGCTGATCACCGAGGGGCCGGTGCGGCCGCATCCGCTGCTGCGCCCGTTCTTCGGCACCGGGGTGCTGGGCGGGTTCACCACCTTCTCGACGTACGCGGTGGACATCCAGCAGCTGTTCGAGCACGGGCTGCCCGGGCGCGGGCTGGCGTATCTGGCGGGCACGCTGCCGGCCGCGCTCGGCGCGGTGTGGGCGGCGGCCGCGGCGACCCGGTGGGCGCTGGCGGCCCTGGAGCGGAGGGGTGCGGGGTGA
- a CDS encoding DUF190 domain-containing protein, producing the protein MIGSVLRLTVLVGENDRWRHRPLSSEIVHRAHAAGLAGASVFRGVEGFGASSVVHTARLLSLAEDLPVAVVVVDEEERVRAFLPQLDELAVRGPVLLDRCEVYRWGGRKADPA; encoded by the coding sequence GTGATCGGGTCCGTGCTGCGGCTCACGGTGCTGGTGGGCGAGAACGACCGGTGGCGGCACCGGCCGCTGTCCAGCGAGATCGTGCACCGGGCGCACGCGGCGGGCCTGGCCGGGGCGAGCGTGTTCCGGGGCGTGGAGGGCTTCGGCGCGTCCTCGGTGGTGCACACGGCGCGACTGCTGTCGCTGGCCGAGGACCTGCCGGTCGCGGTGGTGGTGGTGGACGAGGAGGAGCGGGTCCGGGCGTTCCTGCCGCAGCTGGACGAGCTGGCGGTCCGGGGGCCGGTGCTGCTGGACCGCTGCGAGGTGTACCGCTGGGGCGGGCGGAAGGCGGACCCGGCGTGA
- the crcB gene encoding fluoride efflux transporter CrcB — MSWLLVVAGAAVGAPLRYLTDRVVQSRHDSVFPWGTFAVNVSGSLLLGLLVAVATPDVRLLLGTGLCGALTTYSTFSYETLRLAESGARFYAVANVAGTLMAGLGAAYVGSALGHAFWG, encoded by the coding sequence GTGAGCTGGCTGCTGGTGGTCGCCGGCGCCGCCGTCGGCGCGCCGCTGCGCTACCTGACCGACCGGGTGGTGCAGTCCCGGCACGACTCGGTGTTCCCCTGGGGCACGTTCGCCGTGAACGTGTCCGGCAGCCTGCTGCTGGGGCTGCTGGTCGCCGTCGCCACGCCGGACGTGCGGCTGCTGCTGGGCACCGGGCTGTGCGGGGCGCTGACCACGTACTCGACGTTCTCGTACGAGACGCTGCGGCTGGCCGAGAGCGGGGCGCGGTTCTACGCGGTGGCGAACGTGGCGGGGACGCTGATGGCCGGGTTGGGTGCGGCGTACGTGGGTTCGGCGCTGGGTCACGCGTTCTGGGGCTGA